A window of the Gossypium hirsutum isolate 1008001.06 chromosome A05, Gossypium_hirsutum_v2.1, whole genome shotgun sequence genome harbors these coding sequences:
- the LOC107959570 gene encoding receptor-like protein 14 — translation MMNLEVLYLYDNLLNNNDLTYLKGLSSLKSLDIRRNQLEGSIEIRELLDSLSNLEKLDISKNEVKEFVPIKNKENRSLGKLKIATLDYVFTVGTTSLIPLLETFSSIKTLSLRDNYFNDTFSTQDQLHVSSKIEGLVLDRSSLNNNIFQSIGVLDSLKFLSLRGCGLSGTLPAQGWCDLQKLELLDLSENALEGTLPSCLANLSSLHYLDISDN, via the exons ATGATGAATTTGGAAGTGCTTTATTTGTATGATAATCTCTTGAACAACAATGATCTGACATATCTGAAGGGATTATCAAGTTTAAAATCCTTGGATATAAGAAGAAACCAATTGGAAGGTTCAATAGAAATTAGAG AATTATTAGATTCTTTGAGCAACTTAGAGAAGCTAGACATAAGCAAGAATGAGGTGAAGGAATTTGTGCCCATAAAGAATAAAG AAAATAGAAGTTTGGGAAAGCTAAAGATTGCTACATTAGACTATGTGTTCACAGTTGGAACTACTTCTCTAATACCGCTTCTGGAGACATTCTCATCTATTAAGACCTTATCTTTGAGAGACAATTACTTCAATGACACATTTTCTACTCAAG ATCAATTGCATGTGTCGAGCAAAATAGAGGGATTAGTGCTAGATCGATCATCTCTCAACAACAACATTTTTCAAAGCATTGGTGTATTGGATTCTCTTAAATTTTTGTCTTTGAGAGGTTGTGGGCTATCCGGGACATTACCTGCGCaag GGTGGTGTGATTTACAAAAGCTTGAGCTGTTGGATCTTAGTGAAAATGCTCTTGAGGGAACACTCCCTTCATGTTTGGCTAACTTGTCATCTCTTCATTATTTGGATatttccgataattaa
- the LOC107959571 gene encoding F-box protein PP2-B10 isoform X2, whose amino-acid sequence MEERKGKQEVMCGTLDLSALPLGCITLIISFTSPRDACRLSLVSTAFNSAAESDAVWGSFLPSQYQALIPSSLSFSSKKQLYLSLCENPLLIEAGRKSFWLERMSGKKCYMLSSRDLSIIGSDPPEYRRWISTRGARFDEVAYIRRFRWFEIRGRISISMLSPMTHYKAYLVCKVRNFCGLQFFPVKLSVGVVGTEGSKRSAYLQPKKERRRWPYWQIGEEQPIPGDDVQFPKARVDGWLEVEMGEFFNEACVDDGELEMSALEIEGGIVKGDLIFQGIEIRLSTAELDTAWESLLPCQYQDLIPTLDSFSSKKDIYLSLGGNPVRIEGGRKSFWLDRVSGKKCYMLSSRDFSIIRSGPPGYRRWISTRGARFDEVAVLLHVCWFEIRGRISISMLSAMTHYKAYLVYKVRNVYGFQFYPVKLNVGVVGTEGSKRVAYLLPRGRPPNDVQFPKARVDRWLEVEMGEFFNEECVDDGELEMSALEMEGCNRKGDLILQGIEIRAITPN is encoded by the exons atggaagaaagaaaggGAAAGCAAGAGGTTATGTGCGGCACTCTCGACCTGAGTGCTCTCCCACTAGGTTGTATCACCCTCATTATTTCCTTTACCTCCCCTCGAGATGCCTGTAGATTGTCGCTTGTTTCAACTGCTTTTAATTCTGCTGCTGAATCCGATGCTGTTTGGGGAAGCTTCTTGCCATCCCAATACCAGGCATTAATTCCCTCATCGCTCTCTTTCTCGTCCAAGAAACAACTTTATCTTAGCCTCTGTGAAAATCCCCTTCTCATTGAAGCTGGACGAAAG AGTTTTTGGTTGGAAAGAATGAGTGGGAAGAAATGTTACATGCTGTCATCCAGGGACCTCTCCATTATAGGGAGTGACCCCCCAGAGTATCGGAGATGGATTTCTACGCGTGGGGCTAG GTTTGACGAGGTAGCATATATTCGGAGATTTCGCTGGTTTGAAATCCGTGGAAGGATTAGTATCTCCATGCTTTCACCCATGACGCACTACAAGGCTTACCTTGTATGCAAAGTACGTAATTTTTGTGGGCTTCAATTTTTCCCAGTGAAACTTAGTGTTGGAGTTGTTGGCACTGAAGGTAGTAAAAGAAGTGCCTATTTGCAACCAAAAAAAGAACGACGGAGATGGCCATATTGGCAGATAGGAGAGGAACAACCTATACCCGGTGATGATGTTCAGTTCCCAAAGGCTAGAGTAGACGGGTGGTTAGAGGTTGAGATGGGTGAGTTCTTCAATGAGGCATGCGTTGATGATGGGGAACTAGAAATGAGTGCATTGGAGATTGAGGGCGGTATCGTGAAAGGTGATCTCATTTTCCAGGGGATTGAGATCAG ATTATCGACTGCTGAATTGGATACTGCTTGGGAAAGCTTGTTGCCATGTCAATACCAGGATTTAATTCCTACATTGGACTCTTTCTCTTCCAAGAAAGATATTTATCTTAGTCTAGGCGGAAATCCTGTCCGCATTGAGGGTGGACGGAAG AGTTTTTGGCTGGACAGAGTGAGTGGGAAGAAATGTTACATGCTGTCATCCAGGGACTTCTCCATTATACGGAGTGGCCCCCCAGGTTATAGGAGATGGATTTCTACGCGTGGGGCTAG GTTTGACGAGGTAGCAGTGCTTCTTCACGTTTGCTGGTTTGAAATCCGTGGAAGGATTAGTATCTCCATGCTTTCAGCCATGACGCACTACAAGGCATACCTTGTATACAAAGTACGTAATGTTTACGGGTTTCAATTTTATCCAGTGAAACTTAATGTTGGAGTTGTTGGCACTGAAGGTAGTAAAAGAGTTGCCTATTTGCTACCACGGGGACGGCCACCTAATGATGTTCAGTTCCCAAAGGCTAGAGTAGACAGGTGGTTAGAGGTTGAGATGGGTGAGTTCTTCAATGAGGAATGCGTTGATGATGGGGAACTGGAAATGAGTGCATTGGAGATGGAGGGCTGTAACCGGAAAGGTGATCTCATTTTGCAGGGGATTGAGATCAGGGCCATCACACCTAATTGA
- the LOC107959571 gene encoding F-box protein PP2-B10 isoform X1: protein MEERKGKQEVMCGTLDLSALPLGCITLIISFTSPRDACRLSLVSTAFNSAAESDAVWGSFLPSQYQALIPSSLSFSSKKQLYLSLCENPLLIEAGRKSFWLERMSGKKCYMLSSRDLSIIGSDPPEYRRWISTRGARFDEVAYIRRFRWFEIRGRISISMLSPMTHYKAYLVCKVRNFCGLQFFPVKLSVGVVGTEGSKRSAYLQPKKERRRWPYWQIGEEQPIPGDDVQFPKARVDGWLEVEMGEFFNEACVDDGELEMSALEIEGGIVKGDLIFQGIEIRSVTPNLCDSNLGLDSLSTAELDTAWESLLPCQYQDLIPTLDSFSSKKDIYLSLGGNPVRIEGGRKSFWLDRVSGKKCYMLSSRDFSIIRSGPPGYRRWISTRGARFDEVAVLLHVCWFEIRGRISISMLSAMTHYKAYLVYKVRNVYGFQFYPVKLNVGVVGTEGSKRVAYLLPRGRPPNDVQFPKARVDRWLEVEMGEFFNEECVDDGELEMSALEMEGCNRKGDLILQGIEIRAITPN, encoded by the exons atggaagaaagaaaggGAAAGCAAGAGGTTATGTGCGGCACTCTCGACCTGAGTGCTCTCCCACTAGGTTGTATCACCCTCATTATTTCCTTTACCTCCCCTCGAGATGCCTGTAGATTGTCGCTTGTTTCAACTGCTTTTAATTCTGCTGCTGAATCCGATGCTGTTTGGGGAAGCTTCTTGCCATCCCAATACCAGGCATTAATTCCCTCATCGCTCTCTTTCTCGTCCAAGAAACAACTTTATCTTAGCCTCTGTGAAAATCCCCTTCTCATTGAAGCTGGACGAAAG AGTTTTTGGTTGGAAAGAATGAGTGGGAAGAAATGTTACATGCTGTCATCCAGGGACCTCTCCATTATAGGGAGTGACCCCCCAGAGTATCGGAGATGGATTTCTACGCGTGGGGCTAG GTTTGACGAGGTAGCATATATTCGGAGATTTCGCTGGTTTGAAATCCGTGGAAGGATTAGTATCTCCATGCTTTCACCCATGACGCACTACAAGGCTTACCTTGTATGCAAAGTACGTAATTTTTGTGGGCTTCAATTTTTCCCAGTGAAACTTAGTGTTGGAGTTGTTGGCACTGAAGGTAGTAAAAGAAGTGCCTATTTGCAACCAAAAAAAGAACGACGGAGATGGCCATATTGGCAGATAGGAGAGGAACAACCTATACCCGGTGATGATGTTCAGTTCCCAAAGGCTAGAGTAGACGGGTGGTTAGAGGTTGAGATGGGTGAGTTCTTCAATGAGGCATGCGTTGATGATGGGGAACTAGAAATGAGTGCATTGGAGATTGAGGGCGGTATCGTGAAAGGTGATCTCATTTTCCAGGGGATTGAGATCAGGTCCGTCACGCCTAATCTATGTGACTCAAATTTGGGCTTGGATTC ATTATCGACTGCTGAATTGGATACTGCTTGGGAAAGCTTGTTGCCATGTCAATACCAGGATTTAATTCCTACATTGGACTCTTTCTCTTCCAAGAAAGATATTTATCTTAGTCTAGGCGGAAATCCTGTCCGCATTGAGGGTGGACGGAAG AGTTTTTGGCTGGACAGAGTGAGTGGGAAGAAATGTTACATGCTGTCATCCAGGGACTTCTCCATTATACGGAGTGGCCCCCCAGGTTATAGGAGATGGATTTCTACGCGTGGGGCTAG GTTTGACGAGGTAGCAGTGCTTCTTCACGTTTGCTGGTTTGAAATCCGTGGAAGGATTAGTATCTCCATGCTTTCAGCCATGACGCACTACAAGGCATACCTTGTATACAAAGTACGTAATGTTTACGGGTTTCAATTTTATCCAGTGAAACTTAATGTTGGAGTTGTTGGCACTGAAGGTAGTAAAAGAGTTGCCTATTTGCTACCACGGGGACGGCCACCTAATGATGTTCAGTTCCCAAAGGCTAGAGTAGACAGGTGGTTAGAGGTTGAGATGGGTGAGTTCTTCAATGAGGAATGCGTTGATGATGGGGAACTGGAAATGAGTGCATTGGAGATGGAGGGCTGTAACCGGAAAGGTGATCTCATTTTGCAGGGGATTGAGATCAGGGCCATCACACCTAATTGA
- the LOC107960903 gene encoding receptor-like protein 13 yields MDEFLIKGNSFMGHLNLPFHPSPNTSVVDISDNKIQGPIPANICSIFPQLFGLNLSGNFLQGNIPPCLGNLNTRELLLDLSHNQLSGGIPEMLAQSDSLRFLRLSNNHLSGKITPTIFRSSLLELLYLDGNNFDGNIPSIDISTIPWYSLKDVDLSNNNLSGELPKWVWNVSNLKALAVSNNQLKGLIPMELCYLDSLNILDLSKNNFSGPIPSYFNAQSIKHLHLRKNRLSGTLTNAFFNSSSLVTLDLSENQLTGEIPYWIGTLSALSVLLLKANYFIGEIPIEICKLYSLSIIDISQNKLSGLIPSCLSHLTLEPNDEKSSTKTYKEEFLGTIKGANYFGISEIEWSTLKRAEFDEYLFIENQMQEKVVYTTKRASYTYKGNILKYMSGIDLSCNRLTGEIPTDIGNLSEILSLNLSHNNLTGHIPSTFSKLKQIESLDLSYNNLIGRIPTQLTELYTLAVFNVSYNNLSGSIPSSKAQFGTFDESSYVENPFLCGPPLNKNCSDLDSPSTAAPNTSNNEEECGLMDKYVFWVTFFVSYVIVLLVIVLILYINPYWRQAWFSFVEHCIKTCQYFIEDNLLRFPIFKRSG; encoded by the coding sequence AtggatgaatttttaataaaGGGTAACTCTTTTATGGGCCATCTCAATCTTCCATTTCATCCGAGTCCAAACACGTCAGTTGTTGACATATCTGACAACAAAATACAAGGTCCAATTCCAGCAAACATTTGTTCAATCTTTCCACAACTATTTGGGTTAAACCTATCAGGAAATTTCCTTCAAGGTAATATTCCTCCTTGTTTGGGTAATTTGAATACTAGAGAATTATTATTAGATCTATCACATAATCAGCTATCAGGAGGAATACCAGAAATGTTAGCTCAAAGTGACTCGTTGAGGTTTCTTAGGCTATCAAATAATCATCTAAGTGGAAAGATAACCCCAACTATCTTTCGCTCATCTTTATTAGAATTGTTGTATTTAGATGGCAATAACTTTGATGGAAATATACCTAGCATTGATATCTCAACTATCCCTTGGTACTCTCTTAAAGATGTGGATTTAAGTAACAACAATTTGTCTGGAGAACTCCCAAAATGGGTATGGAATGTGTCAAATTTAAAAGCATTGGCAGTATCCAACAATCAGCTCAAAGGTCTCATTCCAATGGAATTGTGCTATTTGGATTCTCTCAATATTTTGGACctctcaaaaaataatttttctggcCCTATACCATCTTACTTCAATGCACAATCTATCAAACATCTCCATTTGAGAAAAAATAGATTAAGTGGAACCTTGACAAATGCATTCTTTAATAGCTCTTCCTTGGTGACTTTAGATCTTAGTGAAAACCAGTTGACTGGGGAAATTCCATACTGGATTGGAACTCTTTCGGCTTTAAGTGTCCTCCTTCTAAAAGCCAATTATTTTATTGGAGAAATTCCCATTGAGATATGTAAACTGTATTCGTTAAGCATCATTGATATTTCTCAAAACAAGCTTTCTGGTTTGATACCTTCTTGTTTAAGTCATTTAACTCTTGAGCCAAATGATGAAAAATCTTCAACAAAGACCTATAAGGAGGAATTTTTAGGAACTATAAAAGGAGCTAATTACTTTGGAATATCCGAAATTGAGTGGTCCACATTAAAAAGAGCTGAATTCGATGAATATCTCTTTATTGAGAACCAGATGCAAGAAAAGGTAGTCTATACAACAAAGAGAGCATCTTACACATACAAAGGGAACATTCTTAAGTACATGTCTGGAATTGATTTATCATGTAATAGATTAACAGGTGAAATCCCCACAGATATTGGAAATTTGAGTGAAATTCTATCACTAAACTTGTCACACAATAATTTGACTGGACATATACCGTCAACATTCTCAAAGCTCAAGCAAATTGAGAGTCTAGACCTTTCTTACAACAACCTAATCGGAAGAATCCCTACTCAATTGACGGAGTTGTATACCTTAGCAGTCTTCAATGTGTCATATAACAACTTGTCAGGGAGTATTCCATCTTCGAAAGCTCAATTTGGAACCTTTGATGAAAGCAGTTATGTGGAGAATCCTTTTCTCTGTGGGCCTCCCCTGAATAAAAATTGCAGCGACCTTGATTCACCCTCGACAGCAGCACCAAATACCTCAAACAATGAAGAAGAATGTGGTTTGATGGACAAGTATGTTTTTTGGGTGaccttttttgtttcttatgtaATTGTGTTACTGGTTATTGTTCTCATCCTGTATATAAATCCTTATTGGCGACAAGCATGGTTTTCTTTTGTTGAACACTGCATCAAGACCTGCCAGTATTTTATTGAGGACAATCTTCTGCGATTTCCCATCTTCAAAAGAAGTGGGTAG